A genomic stretch from Algoriphagus halophilus includes:
- a CDS encoding phosphoglyceromutase, whose product MKNLKITFTCCVMLLALSLEGMAQDYKTEHVVLITLDGMRWQEVFKGADSLLVDDTGMIESPGSLLKDFWDRDPLKRREMLLPFFWNTLSKEGQIYGNRAYGNKVDNSNHMWFSYPGYNEFLSGFADDERINSNDKINNPNVTLLEYLNQLPEYKGKVMAFGSWDVFPYIVNEERSGVPVNAGFDVAEGDDLTPEEILTNKLQSEIRGPWGGVRLDPFTHSYAMSALKTKKPKVLYISYGETDDWAHGNHYDQYIWSAKQTDAYIKEIWDFIQSDPQYKDKTTMIIGVDHGRGITKTSWRGHGTQIPEAGQIWLAAIGPDTPATGEMKTNGQWHSAMVARTVFKLLGLEYPDEKAAPAIEEMIK is encoded by the coding sequence ATGAAAAACCTCAAAATAACCTTCACCTGCTGTGTGATGCTGCTGGCACTTTCTTTGGAAGGAATGGCCCAGGATTACAAAACTGAACATGTGGTATTGATTACCCTGGACGGAATGAGATGGCAGGAAGTATTTAAAGGAGCAGATTCATTACTGGTAGATGATACGGGAATGATTGAATCTCCTGGTTCTTTACTGAAAGATTTTTGGGATAGGGACCCATTGAAAAGAAGGGAAATGCTGCTGCCGTTTTTTTGGAATACCTTAAGCAAAGAAGGGCAGATTTATGGCAACCGGGCTTATGGTAATAAGGTAGACAACAGCAATCACATGTGGTTTTCCTATCCGGGCTACAATGAGTTTTTAAGTGGTTTCGCAGATGATGAGCGAATCAACAGCAATGATAAAATCAACAACCCCAATGTCACCTTGTTGGAATATCTGAATCAATTACCTGAGTACAAAGGAAAGGTAATGGCTTTTGGATCCTGGGATGTGTTTCCGTACATCGTCAATGAGGAGCGAAGCGGTGTTCCTGTCAATGCTGGATTTGATGTGGCAGAAGGAGATGATCTGACCCCGGAAGAAATTCTGACAAACAAACTGCAAAGTGAAATCCGAGGTCCTTGGGGAGGAGTGAGATTGGATCCTTTTACCCATAGCTACGCGATGTCCGCTTTAAAGACCAAAAAGCCAAAAGTGCTGTATATATCATACGGAGAAACAGATGATTGGGCGCATGGCAATCACTACGACCAATATATCTGGTCCGCCAAACAAACCGATGCCTACATCAAGGAGATCTGGGATTTTATCCAATCGGATCCACAATACAAGGATAAGACAACGATGATCATTGGCGTGGATCATGGGAGAGGGATCACCAAAACCAGTTGGAGAGGCCATGGCACCCAAATCCCGGAAGCAGGCCAGATTTGGCTGGCAGCCATCGGTCCGGATACCCCTGCCACTGGGGAAATGAAAACCAATGGACAGTGGCATTCAGCCATGGTAGCCAGAACCGTATTCAAATTATTGGGATTGGAATACCCTGATGAAAAAGCAGCGCCAGCTATTGAAGAAATGATCAAATGA
- a CDS encoding metallophosphoesterase family protein: protein MRILIALVGVMLLFTTCTNPSIKNASPTYGEAFFAKEDLVKALFEQQYPSEGLHLITEGWEFLGADSLPGIDRSLPEFEKGEPLQLPHRVNLPNHSLWYRTQVDLGKGYLLIDSDDGAQLWINGERIPREEKLELFQVKEIPHAEVIVRSVNNAMSGGLRKVYWISESDFSTWESRQKELLDSLLFQAKIQSIVDDQLLQKLDSNVQQDLLVDYPILLTEPVLLSNPGGGYFIRWVSEEARGASLIFEDGRKELIQSYEGVYTYDLEGKELVRFMISQGNSLFGPYEFQKPKADDSVKLAIWADSQGGWDTFQEIAQGIESHEPDLSIGAGDLVNNGSEPWAFPRFLQKLSWMKTAQLLVPGNHDYDGFYEDLEPRLLQQYIQQSGVPSYGMSQIGPAAILSLDPNVNFPVSIPEGTDQREWLEATMDSEAWNAAPWKIIVLHQPPYSQGWPGYQGEAAILDLLDTYFHQGKVDLVIAGHTHDYERLSKEFSGHSVQFLIVGGAGGGLEPEGENSPAPVMDQLIKKHHYGILELDQHSLNMEVVGKGGEVLDAFQFKK from the coding sequence ATGAGAATATTGATTGCCCTAGTCGGAGTGATGCTATTATTCACCACCTGTACCAATCCATCCATCAAAAATGCTTCTCCCACCTATGGAGAGGCATTTTTTGCAAAGGAAGATTTGGTAAAAGCTCTTTTTGAACAGCAGTACCCAAGCGAAGGACTTCACCTGATCACAGAGGGCTGGGAGTTTTTAGGCGCAGATTCATTGCCCGGGATTGATCGAAGTTTACCGGAATTTGAAAAGGGAGAGCCGCTGCAATTACCTCACCGGGTGAATCTTCCCAATCATTCCCTATGGTACCGAACCCAAGTTGATTTGGGAAAAGGCTATCTACTAATTGACTCAGATGATGGGGCCCAACTTTGGATCAATGGGGAAAGAATTCCCAGAGAAGAAAAGTTGGAGTTGTTTCAAGTGAAGGAAATTCCACATGCGGAAGTGATCGTCCGAAGTGTGAACAATGCCATGTCAGGTGGATTGAGAAAGGTCTATTGGATCAGTGAGTCAGATTTTTCTACCTGGGAATCCCGTCAAAAAGAACTTCTTGATTCCTTGCTCTTTCAGGCAAAGATCCAATCTATAGTGGATGATCAGCTATTACAGAAATTGGATTCCAACGTACAGCAGGACCTGTTGGTGGATTATCCCATCTTACTCACGGAACCGGTATTGTTAAGCAACCCAGGTGGAGGATATTTTATCCGCTGGGTTTCGGAGGAGGCCAGAGGAGCAAGCTTGATTTTTGAAGATGGAAGAAAGGAATTGATCCAGTCCTATGAAGGAGTTTATACCTATGATTTGGAGGGGAAAGAGCTGGTCCGTTTTATGATCTCCCAAGGGAATTCATTGTTCGGACCCTATGAGTTTCAAAAACCCAAAGCCGATGATTCAGTGAAATTGGCCATTTGGGCAGATTCCCAAGGCGGTTGGGATACCTTCCAAGAGATCGCTCAGGGCATTGAATCACATGAGCCGGATTTGAGCATAGGTGCGGGAGATTTGGTCAACAATGGATCTGAACCTTGGGCCTTTCCCAGGTTCCTGCAAAAGCTGAGTTGGATGAAGACTGCCCAATTGCTGGTACCTGGAAATCACGATTACGATGGGTTTTACGAGGATCTGGAACCCAGGCTCCTGCAGCAATACATTCAACAATCCGGTGTACCCAGCTATGGAATGTCCCAAATAGGACCTGCGGCGATACTCAGTTTGGATCCTAACGTTAATTTCCCTGTTTCCATTCCTGAAGGTACCGATCAACGGGAATGGTTGGAGGCAACCATGGATTCCGAAGCATGGAATGCAGCTCCCTGGAAAATCATCGTGTTGCATCAGCCTCCCTATTCCCAAGGTTGGCCGGGGTATCAGGGGGAAGCAGCGATTTTGGATTTGTTGGACACCTATTTCCATCAAGGCAAGGTAGATTTGGTCATTGCGGGACATACCCATGACTATGAACGCCTGAGCAAGGAGTTCTCAGGACATTCCGTTCAGTTCCTCATTGTAGGAGGAGCAGGTGGAGGCTTGGAGCCTGAAGGCGAAAATTCTCCAGCGCCGGTAATGGATCAGCTGATCAAAAAGCATCATTATGGGATTTTGGAACTCGATCAGCATTCCTTGAATATGGAAGTAGTTGGAAAAGGAGGAGAAGTATTGGATGCATTTCAGTTCAAGAAATAA
- a CDS encoding serine hydrolase domain-containing protein: MTKSRSKNLLRIFLLVGTVISLFYVPWTWLFAWMAPLSVSVQEEVNQGLELGFEGIIVYVNQAGKEPQFYAAGWHDRDQKIPAYPQALFKIASISKLYDAVAIAKLVHAQRLSLDQSLAEYFPEYADRIEHADQITLRMLVQHRSGIPNYTNHPGFWENPPDSFEETMDLILDLPAGFAPGEGYEYSNTNYLLISRIIKNELGYPKFQFIQEEVLSPLGLKHTYGSFHEAKLEDLMSGYYEGIEEDIKTAEYGSMVSSAEDVGIFLRALNDGSLFKKGEKEIYSSIYVYDHTGLIPGYQSIAKYHQDLDAVVIQFTNTTNFEGMHWNLSELIYSRILKIIRREKGE; encoded by the coding sequence ATGACCAAGTCTCGATCCAAAAACTTACTACGAATCTTCTTGTTGGTAGGCACGGTAATCTCCTTGTTCTATGTGCCTTGGACCTGGTTATTTGCCTGGATGGCTCCCCTTTCAGTCAGTGTTCAGGAAGAAGTGAACCAAGGATTGGAACTAGGGTTTGAAGGAATCATCGTCTATGTGAACCAAGCGGGAAAGGAACCCCAATTCTATGCGGCCGGATGGCATGATCGAGACCAAAAAATACCGGCCTATCCTCAAGCCTTGTTCAAGATCGCCAGTATCAGTAAACTGTACGATGCGGTTGCCATTGCCAAATTGGTCCATGCCCAACGCCTGTCTTTGGATCAATCTCTTGCGGAATATTTTCCGGAGTATGCGGACCGGATTGAGCATGCGGATCAAATCACCTTGCGTATGCTGGTCCAACATCGAAGTGGCATCCCCAACTACACCAACCATCCCGGATTTTGGGAGAATCCCCCTGACAGTTTTGAAGAAACCATGGATTTGATTTTGGACTTGCCTGCGGGTTTTGCCCCAGGAGAAGGTTATGAGTATTCCAACACGAATTATTTGTTGATTTCCAGAATCATTAAAAATGAGCTGGGCTATCCCAAATTCCAATTTATTCAGGAAGAAGTGCTCTCTCCTCTTGGGCTGAAACATACCTATGGCTCCTTCCATGAGGCAAAGCTGGAGGACTTGATGAGTGGGTATTATGAGGGCATCGAAGAGGATATCAAAACCGCAGAATATGGTTCCATGGTATCCTCTGCGGAGGATGTGGGGATTTTTCTGCGGGCCTTAAATGACGGCTCTCTGTTTAAAAAGGGGGAAAAGGAAATATATTCTTCCATCTATGTCTACGATCATACGGGACTGATTCCGGGTTACCAAAGTATTGCAAAATACCACCAAGACCTGGATGCAGTGGTGATTCAATTTACCAATACCACCAATTTCGAGGGAATGCACTGGAACCTCTCGGAATTGATTTACAGTCGGATCCTCAAAATTATTAGGAGGGAGAAGGGCGAATAA
- a CDS encoding OsmC family protein, with protein sequence METLAKTVNGFDQEAIAGVVAALQNNPEIGNFELRATNQWIDGAHNRSYVQDFYGAGQEDTSRTVPFIYDNDEPPVLLGTNKGANPGEVLLHGLLGCMTTAMVLLAAARGIKIGAVSSRVEGDIDIKGFLGMAPHGVKGFQQIRVTFDIEGVDEAQKQELLTLAKQSPLYNSLIHPMDVQVALKE encoded by the coding sequence ATGGAAACTTTAGCAAAAACAGTAAACGGATTTGATCAGGAAGCAATTGCAGGTGTAGTAGCAGCATTACAGAACAACCCTGAAATCGGAAATTTTGAACTTCGTGCCACCAACCAATGGATTGATGGAGCGCATAACAGAAGTTATGTACAGGATTTTTATGGAGCAGGTCAAGAAGACACCAGCCGTACGGTTCCTTTTATCTATGACAATGATGAACCTCCTGTCCTGTTGGGAACCAACAAAGGCGCCAATCCAGGAGAGGTGTTGCTGCATGGGTTGCTGGGTTGTATGACTACTGCCATGGTTTTACTGGCAGCGGCCAGAGGCATCAAAATCGGAGCGGTTTCTTCCCGGGTGGAAGGAGATATTGACATCAAAGGATTTCTGGGTATGGCACCACACGGGGTCAAAGGCTTTCAGCAAATCCGTGTGACCTTTGATATTGAGGGTGTGGATGAGGCCCAAAAGCAAGAACTGCTGACCCTGGCAAAGCAATCTCCTCTCTACAACTCCCTGATTCATCCCATGGATGTTCAGGTAGCATTAAAAGAGTAA